A single genomic interval of Spirosoma linguale DSM 74 harbors:
- a CDS encoding deoxyribose-phosphate aldolase/phospho-2-dehydro- 3-deoxyheptonate aldolase (PFAM: deoxyribose-phosphate aldolase/phospho-2- dehydro-3-deoxyheptonate aldolase~KEGG: vvy:VV0527 deoxyribose-phosphate aldolase) translates to MNHLFPYIERTLLHPDVTINEQYDALDEVVQLGMAGLTVAPFWVKKFRREMGDTHPAMLSTVIGFPFGYQRTEAKQTEIEWALRDGATEVEVVLNTSALFSPTSVWLKIELAKLVAMVHAQEKYLTIILESSLLDDEQLQKMIKLSADAGADFIKNTTGFAAGQNGVSYHHESALRFRQLVPKSVGVKIVADGATEFQLEDLVAAGVERLSIRRLDL, encoded by the coding sequence ATGAATCATCTCTTTCCCTACATAGAGCGGACGCTGCTGCATCCAGACGTGACCATCAACGAGCAATACGATGCGCTCGATGAGGTTGTCCAGTTAGGCATGGCTGGCCTGACAGTGGCTCCCTTCTGGGTCAAGAAGTTTCGGCGGGAAATGGGCGATACACATCCGGCCATGCTGTCGACCGTAATCGGGTTTCCATTCGGTTACCAGCGTACCGAGGCCAAACAAACCGAAATAGAGTGGGCCCTGCGCGATGGTGCCACCGAAGTAGAAGTCGTCCTGAACACGTCGGCTCTGTTCTCACCAACGTCTGTCTGGTTGAAAATTGAACTGGCCAAACTGGTGGCAATGGTTCATGCTCAGGAAAAGTACCTGACGATTATTCTGGAATCGTCGCTGCTCGATGATGAGCAACTTCAGAAAATGATTAAGCTCTCTGCCGATGCTGGGGCTGATTTTATTAAAAATACTACGGGCTTTGCGGCCGGTCAGAACGGGGTGTCTTACCACCACGAATCGGCCTTGCGGTTCCGTCAACTCGTCCCCAAATCAGTAGGTGTCAAGATTGTAGCCGATGGAGCAACGGAGTTTCAGTTGGAAGACTTAGTTGCGGCAGGTGTAGAACGGCTGTCGATTCGGCGGCTGGATTTGTAA